Proteins from a genomic interval of Salmo salar chromosome ssa14, Ssal_v3.1, whole genome shotgun sequence:
- the si:dkey-97a13.12 gene encoding CD2-associated protein isoform X1 — translation MQKIYVQSDGHFEVFTTVFSPQACRARTRYRPREAVKVVAAVNYRPQWPDELQLCQGDVIQVLYRDEPSWWFGRLQNGAEGYFPTACVTRLNQSDDHEPVNANPSSLWSSSKDAAPDAPCGCTSGRSTPKVPRHEKESLFRALGHEASSKSGSAHSSPSLLHRVLSKGHRRKIDAQGLGDVNCSINVAFEPD, via the exons ATGCAGAAGATCTACGTGCAGAGTGATGGGCACTTTGAGGTGTTCACCACTGTCTTCTCCCCACAAG CTTGTAGAGCAAGAACAAGATACAGGCCTAGGGAAGCAGTGAAG GTGGTAGCAGCAGTCAACTACAGGCCTCAATGGCCAGATGAACTTCAACTCTGTCAGGGTGACGTCATCCAAGTTCTCTACAGAGATGAGCCGTCGTGGTGGTTTGGGCGTCTACAGAACGGGGCAGAGGGGTACTTTCCAACCGCATGTGTGACCAGACTGAACCAG AGTGATGATCATGAGCCAGTGAATGCCAATCCAAGCTCATTATGGAGTTCATCCAAGGATGCAGCTCCTGATGCCCCCTGTGGCTGCACAAG TGGTCGTAGTACTCCAAAGGTCCCCAGGCATGAGAAAGAGAGCCTCTTCCGGGCCCTGGGACACGAGGCCTCCTCAAAGTCAGGCTCAGCCCACAGCTCCCCCAGCCTGCTGCACCGTGTGCTGTCCAAGGGCCACCGGAGGAAGATTGACGCCCAGGGACTGGGAGATGTAAATTGCTCCATCAATGTAGCATTCGAACCGGACTGA
- the adhfe1 gene encoding hydroxyacid-oxoacid transhydrogenase, mitochondrial isoform X1, giving the protein MAGRDRIVHLLRQLEKAACRCPAHSHTFHQASGHDCGRKTDYAFEMASSNIRYGEGVTREIGMDLQNMGAHNVCLMTDNNLSQLYPVEAVLESLVQNGVNYKVYDNVRVEPTDSSFKEAIAFAKKETFDVYVAVGGGSVIDTCKAANLYACHPDADFLDFVNAPIGKGKPITGALKPLIAVPTTAGTGSETTGVAIFDFEKLKAKTGIASRAIKPTLGIVDPLHTLHMPERVAANSGFDVLWPKNTFINMLLPTDMLQRPWTFSPLCALITSSHALESYTALPYNMRSPCPPNPIDRPAYQGSNPISDVWSRHALNVVAKYMKRAVNNAEDVKARSSMHLASVFAGIGFGNAGVHLCHGMSYPIAGNVKTYMAKGYNVDHPVVPHGLSVVLTSPAVFAFTASMCPERHLEAAEILGADVSNTKREDAGLLLADTLRQFLYDLKVEDGLSAVGYTKDDIPDLVRGTIPQERVTKLSPREHTEEDLTHLFEASLKLY; this is encoded by the exons ATGGCAGGACGCGACAGGATTGTGCATTTGCTCAGGCAACTTGAAAAAGCAGC GTGCAGATGCCCTGCCCATTCTCATACATTCCATCAAG CTTCAGGACATGACTGTGGAAGAAAAACGGATTATGCATTTGAG ATGGCGAGCTCAAACATTAGATATGGAGAGGGTGTCACACGGGAAATTGGTATG GATCTTCAGAACATGGGAGCCCATAACGTGTGTCTTATGACGGACAATAATCTGTCTCAGCTCTATCCTGTCGAGGCCGTGTTGGAGTCTCTAGTTCAGAACGGGGTTAACTACAAAGTTTATGACAATGTTCGGGTGGAGCCAACAGACTCCAG CTTCAAGGAGGCCATAGCTTTTGCGAAGAAAGAAACGTTTGACGTTTACGTTGCTGTGGGTGGAGGCTCAGTGATTGACACCTGTAAAGCTGCCAACCTGTATGCCTGCCATCCCGACGCGGATTTCCTAGACTTTGTCAATGCGCCTATAGGGAAGGGAAAGCCTATTACAGGTGCTCTCAAGCCCCTGATCGCAG TTCCCACAACAGCAGGAACTGGCAGTGAGACAACAGGTGTTGCCATCTTCGACTTCGAAAAACTGAAAGCAAAAACTG GCATCGCCAGCCGAGCCATTAAGCCGACTCTTGGAATAGTGGATCCTCTCCACACTCTGCATATGCCCGAGAGGGTGGCTGCCAACAGCGGTTTTGATGTGCTATG GCCAAAGAACACATTCATCAACATGCTTCTCCCTACCGACATGCTGCAGAGGCCTTGGACCTTTTCCCCACTATGTGCTCTTATAACGTCAAG CCATGCCCTGGAGTCCTACACGGCTCTTCCCTACAACATGCGCAGCCCCTGCCCTCCCAACCCCATAGACCGGCCGGCCTACCAGGGCAGTAACCCCATTAGTGATGTCTGGTCCAGACATGCTCTGAATGTAGTGGCCAAGTACATGAAACG GGCGGTGAACAATGCTGAGGATGTAAAGGCCAGGTCCAGCATGCATCTTGCCAGTGTGTTTGCCGGGATCGGGTTTGGAAATGCTGGGGTCCACTTATG CCACGGTATGTCTTATCCTATTGCTGGAAATGTGAAGACTTACATGGCTAAGGGCTACAATGTGGATCACCCTGTCGTG CCTCATGGTCTGTCCGTGGTTCTGACCTCTCCTGCTGTCTTTGCCTTCACTGCCAGTATGTGTCCAGAGCGCCACCTGGAGGCAGCAGAGATACTTG GGGCTGACGTGAGTAACACCAAGAGGGAGGACGCTGGGCTGCTCCTGGCCGACACCCTGAGACAGTTCCTCTATGACCTGAAGGTAGAGGACGGTCTGAGTGCTGTCGGCTACACCAAGGATGACATACCTGACCTAGTGAGAGGAACAATACCTCAG GAAAGGGTGACAAAGCTGTCTCCTAGGGAACACACAGAGGAAGATTTGACTCATTTGTTTGAGGCCTCCCTGAAGCTGTACTAA
- the adhfe1 gene encoding hydroxyacid-oxoacid transhydrogenase, mitochondrial isoform X2, protein MAGRDRIVHLLRQLEKAACRCPAHSHTFHQASGHDCGRKTDYAFEMASSNIRYGEGVTREIGMDLQNMGAHNVCLMTDNNLSQLYPVEAVLESLVQNGVNYKVYDNVRVEPTDSSFKEAIAFAKKETFDVYVAVGGGSVIDTCKAANLYACHPDADFLDFVNAPIGKGKPITGALKPLIAVPTTAGTGSETTGVAIFDFEKLKAKTGIASRAIKPTLGIVDPLHTLHMPERVAANSGFDVLCHALESYTALPYNMRSPCPPNPIDRPAYQGSNPISDVWSRHALNVVAKYMKRAVNNAEDVKARSSMHLASVFAGIGFGNAGVHLCHGMSYPIAGNVKTYMAKGYNVDHPVVPHGLSVVLTSPAVFAFTASMCPERHLEAAEILGADVSNTKREDAGLLLADTLRQFLYDLKVEDGLSAVGYTKDDIPDLVRGTIPQERVTKLSPREHTEEDLTHLFEASLKLY, encoded by the exons ATGGCAGGACGCGACAGGATTGTGCATTTGCTCAGGCAACTTGAAAAAGCAGC GTGCAGATGCCCTGCCCATTCTCATACATTCCATCAAG CTTCAGGACATGACTGTGGAAGAAAAACGGATTATGCATTTGAG ATGGCGAGCTCAAACATTAGATATGGAGAGGGTGTCACACGGGAAATTGGTATG GATCTTCAGAACATGGGAGCCCATAACGTGTGTCTTATGACGGACAATAATCTGTCTCAGCTCTATCCTGTCGAGGCCGTGTTGGAGTCTCTAGTTCAGAACGGGGTTAACTACAAAGTTTATGACAATGTTCGGGTGGAGCCAACAGACTCCAG CTTCAAGGAGGCCATAGCTTTTGCGAAGAAAGAAACGTTTGACGTTTACGTTGCTGTGGGTGGAGGCTCAGTGATTGACACCTGTAAAGCTGCCAACCTGTATGCCTGCCATCCCGACGCGGATTTCCTAGACTTTGTCAATGCGCCTATAGGGAAGGGAAAGCCTATTACAGGTGCTCTCAAGCCCCTGATCGCAG TTCCCACAACAGCAGGAACTGGCAGTGAGACAACAGGTGTTGCCATCTTCGACTTCGAAAAACTGAAAGCAAAAACTG GCATCGCCAGCCGAGCCATTAAGCCGACTCTTGGAATAGTGGATCCTCTCCACACTCTGCATATGCCCGAGAGGGTGGCTGCCAACAGCGGTTTTGATGTGCTATG CCATGCCCTGGAGTCCTACACGGCTCTTCCCTACAACATGCGCAGCCCCTGCCCTCCCAACCCCATAGACCGGCCGGCCTACCAGGGCAGTAACCCCATTAGTGATGTCTGGTCCAGACATGCTCTGAATGTAGTGGCCAAGTACATGAAACG GGCGGTGAACAATGCTGAGGATGTAAAGGCCAGGTCCAGCATGCATCTTGCCAGTGTGTTTGCCGGGATCGGGTTTGGAAATGCTGGGGTCCACTTATG CCACGGTATGTCTTATCCTATTGCTGGAAATGTGAAGACTTACATGGCTAAGGGCTACAATGTGGATCACCCTGTCGTG CCTCATGGTCTGTCCGTGGTTCTGACCTCTCCTGCTGTCTTTGCCTTCACTGCCAGTATGTGTCCAGAGCGCCACCTGGAGGCAGCAGAGATACTTG GGGCTGACGTGAGTAACACCAAGAGGGAGGACGCTGGGCTGCTCCTGGCCGACACCCTGAGACAGTTCCTCTATGACCTGAAGGTAGAGGACGGTCTGAGTGCTGTCGGCTACACCAAGGATGACATACCTGACCTAGTGAGAGGAACAATACCTCAG GAAAGGGTGACAAAGCTGTCTCCTAGGGAACACACAGAGGAAGATTTGACTCATTTGTTTGAGGCCTCCCTGAAGCTGTACTAA
- the si:dkey-97a13.12 gene encoding CD2-associated protein isoform X2, with protein MGTLRCSPLSSPHKVVAAVNYRPQWPDELQLCQGDVIQVLYRDEPSWWFGRLQNGAEGYFPTACVTRLNQSDDHEPVNANPSSLWSSSKDAAPDAPCGCTSGRSTPKVPRHEKESLFRALGHEASSKSGSAHSSPSLLHRVLSKGHRRKIDAQGLGDVNCSINVAFEPD; from the exons ATGGGCACTTTGAGGTGTTCACCACTGTCTTCTCCCCACAAG GTGGTAGCAGCAGTCAACTACAGGCCTCAATGGCCAGATGAACTTCAACTCTGTCAGGGTGACGTCATCCAAGTTCTCTACAGAGATGAGCCGTCGTGGTGGTTTGGGCGTCTACAGAACGGGGCAGAGGGGTACTTTCCAACCGCATGTGTGACCAGACTGAACCAG AGTGATGATCATGAGCCAGTGAATGCCAATCCAAGCTCATTATGGAGTTCATCCAAGGATGCAGCTCCTGATGCCCCCTGTGGCTGCACAAG TGGTCGTAGTACTCCAAAGGTCCCCAGGCATGAGAAAGAGAGCCTCTTCCGGGCCCTGGGACACGAGGCCTCCTCAAAGTCAGGCTCAGCCCACAGCTCCCCCAGCCTGCTGCACCGTGTGCTGTCCAAGGGCCACCGGAGGAAGATTGACGCCCAGGGACTGGGAGATGTAAATTGCTCCATCAATGTAGCATTCGAACCGGACTGA